The Schistocerca cancellata isolate TAMUIC-IGC-003103 unplaced genomic scaffold, iqSchCanc2.1 HiC_scaffold_593, whole genome shotgun sequence sequence ATATTGTTACTCAATTAAAGACAGATTTTAGTCATATTACGTATTGATTACTCTTGGTCTATCTTACGCCGACCTATACCAAAAACATTTTTGTCTCATAACCGTCAGCGATCAAACGTAAGTATGTTCCACATTCAATGGTGCTGGGACTACAGACTTTACCATCTTTGAGGCATCTGCAGATCCTACTGTGCAATAGTGGTGAGAGGTGGCACGCAACTCTCTCAGTTCaacaacactgtcagtcagattaacgttcatattttaggtcatgatcttactgttccccagtactacacttGGTACGCATGGTTTATGACTTCTTTACTTGAGGAAATTatgggcagaatgttcttataactgtaTGTGTAACCTTAGACAACTTGTACCCGAGAGGCCATAGTTGAGGCAATGGAAAACAGGGAGAGAGATGAATTGGGGCCCATAAATGCTGAGTGCAGTGACCTGTCTATGTGAGTCATTCTGGAAAGTAGCTATCAGTGGGTCTTACCTGCAGAGAGACTTCTGGCCGAAGGCCACTCCTCCTTCCCGTTTAGGGTTAGACAGGAGGGCACTAgcttgcaaaacattttacctggtccAGGAGGCAGCCTGTTGTGAAGGTTGGGGCCAGTTGCCTGAAAGTCAGTGGAGGCAGGCATGTAAGAGAGGCTGTTGTAAACTGAACTTTTGTGCAAAcgatgggaaggtcataaaactgtGCGTTCTCTTGTTAGAAGCAGGGACGATACGGACAGATTGGCTGGTGTATGTGTTTAGTGAAGGCAAGGCTGTAGCCCACCCTGACTCCAgaaagtcgccaggttcttttagcaaGCGGCAAAACATATATTTCACAGTCATGATTGTctaggaagcttaacagccttctttcagacaACGGAAATGGTCGGTCCGGAAAGCTTCGATCTCTCCATAATTGAcggactgtggtcccatctagatacatgttttttgccaaaacatgggcatgcttaccgtgagaacgacgTTTCGCTAAACTAAAATCTTATTTTATCatacaagagagatttggagtcgctgattggctcctctcaggatatgcaaagtgggCGCTAGCTCCCCCTATGTAGGAACCCCGGTGCTGTGTCTGGACTGGCTATCAGGCCAACAGTCCAGTCAAAAGGAGAGATTGGATGACTGGAGGAGAGCTCAgttggtttgtgcaatgtgggggcggtttcgtttttgctaattcagCTCCCATACAGAGGCTTCGTGGAAAATGGTTGTTATTCTTTGCCTTTTctgtcttctggtcctccccttgTGGAGAACTCCAGATCTTTCCcaagtgggtgagacttgtggtcggTAGGTCACAcggaaccatagtttgtggtatatttactcatagttgattccatttgagtaGAGTTggccctcacagtggattcatgtaaacaaaatcAGATTGTATTgttaaagggattaattcaggggagaatttgtatagcttccacagCAATGTATGCTTTGCCAAGCAAATACCATTCCTTTTGTGATTTGTATTTGTCATTTTTGGCCTGATAGTTATAGTTATAAAAgtattaataaaatttgtcattattttgtaaacttaaatacaccGCTGTTCTCATTCACACTCCCTTGactattcactgttttttttattgtggtggtacatgggtacaccagcaatttaaaGTTCATTCTCATTAAATTAATttgtttgattattaatttgagttctgaaagtaaccacaggcataggcaacaaaagtggCATGAGTAAATCCACTAATTCAtgtataaaaattaagggtgtagctcaagATTTGTagattattgagaagataatacttttctttgtgtaaaaataataacatttagcatcactcaaccatatatttatgattaaagcaagcaacAGCTTGCAGTGGTATGATATTGTTACCAGATTACATGGTTACTTGATTCTGAAACTACTCTCTGCTCACAATTAAAGTGTATATACAGCAGAACTACTATGAGTCTAATGAACTGTCTTTTGATATTTTTCAGTCAAGTGAGTGTTCAAAGCAAAGGTTATTTCTTGCATAAACAGGCAGCACATATCCACTTTGTGAGGAAACTAATTGCTAGACTTTCCTCTTTCCATTTTCCTATTTTCCTGATTATGTTTAACTTTTTGGCAGCATTGTAGGGGACTGAAAGCAAGTTTATATATCGGCATATAGAGCACGCCTAAGCATAATTAAAATACAGGAATCCAATTGGTACATGCGGTGTagaagaaagatgatgatgatgatgatgatgatggtacacTAACGGAAGAAAATCTCAAAAACCTCTATGTATGGCCGAATAAAAGAAACTACTGAAGCGGTCGAAGATATTTGGAATGCGGAATAGGATAAATTGTGTAATTTGTTGAGGCGGTATTTTTTGAGACACGTCTGGTAGGGTGGTGGACTTTGAAGGTAAGCCACATGTGATTATAGATCAAAATCATATGTGATTGCTATAAATGATTGGGAGGCAGTGCAGGCTagattaaagcaaatgttagactgcAATATTGTGGAGCAATGAAGGAATGATTACTGCAATCCGATTGTAATTGTTACAAAGAAGGATAATTCGGCCAGAATAGTTTTAAACGCTCTTAAATTGAACAAGGTTGTAGTAAGAGAACTAGATCGGCCATGAAAAACAGAAGAACTCTTACAGGATTTTCGCAGTATAAACTGATGTCCAGTGTTGATTTGACATTGGCTTTCGGCAAATTTCTGTTTAAAGGGCGAAGTTATCGCTTCAGGGTGATGCCATTCGGATTAATAATAGCTGTCGCGATTTTCATGAGAGCCCTAAGTCACATACTGGGAGATCGATTAACGAGCAAACTTGTCAGTGTAAACGATATTTTGACTGCCACGGAATCTTTGCGCGAACATTGTGAGTTGTTGGAGGAAGTGTCCTCGGCTTTAAGAAAGCGAGTAataaccttcaaactcacttaagtgtgaatttcttgGAACAGAAATTCAGTTTTTAGGCCATAAATTCTCATCTGAAGATATTTTGctaaacagtgagaaatttaaagCAATTTCAGAGTGCAAGAGGCCAACTACCAGAAAACAAGTAAAATCAtacgtagtgttgtgcagtttttATCGAATATTTCTGGTTAATGGGTGGGTGAATACACCAAacttattaaaattattaaagaaaatcaCGACATAGATATGGAGCGACAAGTGTGAGAGCAAATTCTTAGCCATAAAGAACAACTTGTGCAGTAGTAAAATGTTATACTACCCCGACATGACACTGCCATTCTGTCTAGCTATGGACAGTTCAGATTACGGCATCGGATGTGAGGTGTTCAATGGGAAGCTGGTAGGAGGAGATACAGAACGCAGGAGTGTATAGTCTATTCactgagagctgggacgaaacataaaaagtgtcacgtgagcgactacactCGTTAACAgaaaaagcattcggtgttcacgtgatatgtaggggtgtggaaaatccttggcgcacgctttgcagttAGCGGCAtttggctggctgccgagctgtcacagtggaccgtgagaaacctgtaaaacaatgtacgaaataaatttaacaataatgttaaaataatgttaaactgagttcattctgtcgaagcagatttattttcattcaggctgcttacaaaacgctccattcaaacacaattaattgttaattgtaataacaataccaataataataatgataaagggcgaaacaaggttcactctgtcgaacttgaactgttttcattgagatttatagcaaaccgctcctctctctcctctataatgcagtctaatttccacatttgagtttccactttttctacgacatagaggacgcacttgttccaatcctctgcagtcactgttcttactgcttcttctatcaGTACTTTAACTtctggcattttgtatgttttgtttttcgctgactcgatggcgtttaattcacagtgctacggaggaattctgagaacagtttttcctaaattcttcgccatttcatctattgcgtattcgttgtgcgctgttctgtgatttttaactatatctaaaagatctttcttcaacataccgtcttcgaaatcgatgtttttagattttagccactctgatatttcgtgcttattggaattcgcatcgggaactttttcttttctccgagaatggtacggcgctttatcaagaacaataactgcattttcctgaagccgaggaagaacatcttgaaaccacttctcgaaggtttcggcgcacatctcctcatgataatctccacttttcttggattcgaaagtccacaaacatccttcaacgaaccctgctttgctgccaatatgtgcgataatcagacgtttccctctacctgatgggcccttgcttccggtggataatcccgacaaaaacgcttgttttgaggaatttatagtgtcatctacccagacgtaacttcgggtatgtcctgcgttcacccacgtctcatccaaatagtaaatgggtctgccttcatcccTCAaacgtttaatggttcgaagataacgccgcctccataaaatgatgtcatccctgtctattaacatgctatcgcgcccacgccagacatatttgaaattcatttccctcaacaacttataaaatgtagttctccgaaaattgcccagatctgcattttcgttcacgactgtaagcactttatcaattgttggcaattcgttacgaaaaaaaaattcgtgtactttccttagtatcacatttctatcgaagtcatcaacactttcagaaagtttctgtcgtaattttcctttcttgggagacttcaaagactGTGTGGCcctgtactcacttatcacacgatacactgaagaacgtccaacacctgtagctgcagctgttttcgaaacgtcactcatcgactgctctggtgtaacggttccgttttatacacattaagcaccatgtgcttctcagaagaacttaatgatttcttctttgctcgcttctttggtggactgagaactgacacgtcgacctcgctcgctgaatccgtggatgacataatgatgacagctgtatgtgatgctaatgaaataagtgaatatataaaataagaaaccatgcgatgctattggatgcgctcataaacagtgaatgctcaacgtgactacaaacacatatacttactctaataatcaacaactagtctttcaagcgtctttacagatgaacttaagatatcctgaaatcgccgctgtacaacacccactgacgagctcacacctgcaactgagatggCCACACTGACtaagcgccgcgcctgcgaactgcacaatgcatcgctcataaaggacaaacggttgcgcccatcgcattcgaacaaactacaaaattaaattcaaatctttctgaaacttttctcgcttacacccccacaaaaaatttaaaggggGAAAGTTTGTTGCTTACTatgtttcggatgatgatttggtaaaagttctgcatcggacgtgagattttaatttattacttcactattactaactctattgggcagaaaatttgcagacgtcatcaaaatgtagtactgaaggcaattataaaattattttgct is a genomic window containing:
- the LOC126133111 gene encoding uncharacterized protein LOC126133111; the protein is MSDVSKTAAATGVGRSSVYRVISEYRATQSLKSPKKGKLRQKLSESVDDFDRNVILRKVHEFFFRNELPTIDKVLTVVNENADLGNFRRTTFYKLLREMNFKYVWRGRDSMLIDRDDIILWRRRYLRTIKRLRDEGRPIYYLDETWVNAGHTRSYVWVDDTINSSKQAFLSGLSTGSKGPSGRGKRLIIAHIGSKAGFVEGCLWTFESKKSGDYHEEMCAETFEKWFQDVLPRLQENAVIVLDKAPYHSRRKEKVPDANSNKHEISEWLKSKNIDFEDGMLKKDLLDIVKNHRTAHNEYAIDEMAKNLGKTVLRIPP